The DNA window CGACCGAGGACCACAACGTGCCAACGGTGGACATCGAGCTCCCGATCGCCGACCCGGTTTCCCGTACCCAGGTGGACACCCTGCGCCGCAACTGCGACGAGTTCGGCGTCCGGCTCTACCCGATGGGCGACGCGGAACAGGGCATCGTGCACGTGATCGGGCCGCAGCTCGGCCTGACGCAGCCGGGGATGACCGTGGTGTGCGGCGACAGCCACACCTCGACGCACGGCGCGTTCGGCGCGATGGCGTTCGGCATCGGCACCTCCGAAGTGGAGCACGTGCTGGCCACCCAGACGCTGCCGCTCCGTCCATTCAAGACGATGTCGATCACGGTCGACGGGACACTTCGGCCAGGTGTCACGGCGAAGGACATCATCCTCGCGGTGATCGCGAAGATCGGCACCGGCGGCGGGCAGGGCTATGTGCTGGAGTACCGGGGAAGCGCGATCGAAGCGCTGTCGATGGAAGCCCGCATGACGGTGTGCAACATGTCGATCGAGGCGGGCGCCCGTGCGGGCATGATCGCCCCCGACGACGTCACGTTCGCCTACCTGGAAGGCCGTCCGCACGCGCCGAAGGGCGCGGACTGGGACGCCGCGGTGGCCGCGTGGCGCGAACTCCGCACCGACGACGACGCCGAGTTCGACGCCGAAGTCCACCTCGACGCCGACGAGCTGACGCCGTTCGTCACGTGGGGCACCAACCCGGGACAGGGCCTGCCGCTGGGCTCCTCGGTGCCGGACCCGGAGCGGATCCACGACGAGAACGAGCGTTTCGCCGCCGAGAAGGCCCTGTCCTATATGGACCTGAAGCCGGGCACGCCGCTGCGTGAGATCGCCGTGGACACCGTTTTCCTCGGCTCGTGCACGAACGGCCGGATCGAGGACCTCCGTGCCGCAGCGGACGTCCTGAAGGGCCACAAGGTGGCTTCCGGGGTCCGGATGCTCGTGGTGCCCGGCTCGATGCGGGTGCGCAAGGCCGCCGAAGCCGAAGGGCTGG is part of the Amycolatopsis sp. CA-230715 genome and encodes:
- the leuC gene encoding 3-isopropylmalate dehydratase large subunit: MTATGGRTLAEKVWDAHAVRRGEGAEPDLLFIDLHLVHEVTSPQAFDGLRLAGRPVRRPDLTIATEDHNVPTVDIELPIADPVSRTQVDTLRRNCDEFGVRLYPMGDAEQGIVHVIGPQLGLTQPGMTVVCGDSHTSTHGAFGAMAFGIGTSEVEHVLATQTLPLRPFKTMSITVDGTLRPGVTAKDIILAVIAKIGTGGGQGYVLEYRGSAIEALSMEARMTVCNMSIEAGARAGMIAPDDVTFAYLEGRPHAPKGADWDAAVAAWRELRTDDDAEFDAEVHLDADELTPFVTWGTNPGQGLPLGSSVPDPERIHDENERFAAEKALSYMDLKPGTPLREIAVDTVFLGSCTNGRIEDLRAAADVLKGHKVASGVRMLVVPGSMRVRKAAEAEGLDEVFTAAGAEWRQAGCSMCLGMNPDQLAPGERSASTSNRNFEGRQGKGGRTHLVSPLVAAATAVRGTLSSPEDLLAGATS